In the candidate division WOR-3 bacterium genome, one interval contains:
- a CDS encoding cytidine/deoxycytidylate deaminase family protein: MTKKKVTHTNSKRKTRIMTQRISWDEYFLKIADTVAERSTCLRRKVGAVLVSEKRILATGYNGAPRNLTHCSEIGCLRKQLNIKPAERIEICRGIHAEQNALVQAAYFGLPVAGATVYSTHFPCITCAKMLINAGIKRIVVRKLYPDELAQKMLSEAKVLVEIVK; this comes from the coding sequence ATGACAAAGAAAAAAGTAACCCATACTAATTCAAAAAGGAAAACGCGCATAATGACTCAGCGCATTTCTTGGGATGAGTATTTTCTCAAGATTGCTGATACTGTTGCTGAACGGTCAACTTGTTTACGCCGAAAAGTCGGCGCAGTGTTGGTTTCTGAGAAAAGGATTTTAGCCACAGGTTATAATGGTGCCCCAAGAAATTTAACCCATTGCTCAGAAATTGGCTGCTTGCGAAAACAATTAAACATCAAACCTGCGGAACGGATTGAAATCTGCCGCGGTATTCATGCCGAGCAGAACGCTTTGGTCCAAGCAGCATATTTTGGGTTACCTGTGGCTGGAGCGACAGTCTATTCAACTCACTTTCCCTGTATCACTTGTGCCAAAATGTTAATCAATGCCGGGATTAAAAGAATCGTAGTTAGAAAATTATATCCCGATGAATTAGCCCAAAAGATGTTATCTGAGGCTAAGGTCTTAGTAGAGATAGTGAAATAA